The Silene latifolia isolate original U9 population chromosome X, ASM4854445v1, whole genome shotgun sequence genome contains the following window.
atttatttttatgtgTATGTGTAGTTTGTGCATGGGGATTTTACGAGAGGAAACATGTTTGCTATTGTCATTATATTAACTACTTATTATAAATTATTTTTGTTACAAATAATTATATTATCTTTAAATTATTATTGAGCATTGAGCGGTCGTTGGTTCGGGGGCTCCTCTTGCTGCCTCCGAAGGAGTCCAACGGGTTGTCGTATCTTGGGAGAGGAACGCACTATTTGGTAACCAGTGCAGTGGAGGCGTTATCTCTCTTAGGAAAGCGCCTAGCGATTCGACCCAGGCTACATCTTTTCTCTCTActccttttatattattgttactttatttattttatttatgtctttttattattgtatattgtTATAATATTATTTACGGTATTATATTGCTCCATTTTTTCTAACAATCTAAGAGAAATAAAACGTTACAGTTAATAATATTATAACGTGCTTTCATAATTAGCTAAATAATGTAGTCCGCGTTTGGTTTAATATGTTGACTAACTTATTGTTAAAATTGAAACAAACAATTGCTATATAAGGAGAAAATTTAGTGTGAAACTTGTCTAGGAGATTATAGTTTGCCTGTGTTTTGAAAGTTTGCCTACTTTGTATACTAAGTATTGTGTATTTGTGTTCTATGCATTCTTCTTATATATACTTCCTTGATCTATATTAATTGTGGACTTGGCTATTATCTAAATATATacatatattttgtcatttgtgtGGATTGTGATTTCTAAGTATGGAATTATTATTGGTTGTTATTTTTTACGATCTCCATAAGCACCTTGTTCATCTACTATTTCTTTATTTGTATAATTCACCTTTTGTCTAACATTTGTTGATGGTTTGATCATATTAATTTCTTAAAGTTATATATCACGTTGTTAATATTGAGAATTTATAgttgtttaatttgttaattattacGGACTTGATAAATGTGGGGTTGTTTCTGACTTATGAGTATGTATGATCTTTGATTTTAGTGGTTTGTGGATCAATTTGGCCGCTAATATTCATGTTCGTGAAAAAAAGttcgactttttttttttggagatgAGAAATATATTATGGATTATTTATGTTTGTCTAAATAGATTATTTTCCTTAAAAAGTTGATGACTATATTTATGTCTCTACGATTAGTATTGAGAATTCTTTTTTGAATTGTGAGCAACCTTTTAACTTGGTCAATAATATCAAGTTAGATGATAAATACTTTTTATGTTGAGATTTATGAGCATATATTGTGAATCATTATGCTTAATTGTCATTTTAATTATATTGCCATTGCATTTGTAATAATGTTACATGACTATATCACTATTCATTTGGTGTTTTTTAACTTATGAGAAAAGGTTGATTGTCACATTTATTCTATTAAGTTTATGGTGTATTCAAGTTTGTTTAAGTTGACTTTATAACAAGTATGGAGTATGTTTTTTGAGCTTGATTTATTTTCTTAATCTTTGGTTTCATGACTGGTTATTTATTTTCATTATCAATGTTATCAATGCATTTTGTAAATGCTTAAAGAGTaatgtttgtattaatattaatCTTATCACTATGGTTAGTTGGGTAAATATGAAATGTGATGTATTGAGAACATTTGGAGTTTTGGTTTGGTGTGTGTTTTTTGACCACTATTTGAGATATAAATTATTGAATATCTCACTAATTGTGTGTTTCATTTTTTACTTGAAGGGTATGTTAAAGCCAATTagtgtattatacaactggttgtatgtaCAACTTCTTCaatgtagttgagctttgttataaagttatcgagttctactaacaaaattatcgagctatgatacaaagttattgagcttaacataataattattaagctcaataacttcgtaaaatagctcaataacttgtaaaatagctcaataactttgtgtaagagctcaacaactttgaggcggttgtacaatgctactatacaactggttgtaggataataTTTGTGTGTTAAAGCGAGATGGTTATTTATTTTTGAGATCGAAGGCCACCATGGTTATATATTATATTTATCTTTATATGGTGGAGGACTCTCATCAtggttatttatttttatatggcGGAGGTCTGCTATCATGGCTGGCTATTTATTTTTACGGAGATGCGGTATCATGGAGATTTCCATtgtggattattattattattggataCCAAGAGCATGGAAGCGAAATGATCAAAAAGTTACGAGATATATTCTATATACTTATATCGCCCGAGTCGCCTAAGCCTCCTATTCCATTATTATTTGATCAAAGAGTTTTAGCTGGAAGCTAAAAACAAAGTTTGATGAGATCGATCGAAAGTGATATATTTAGTATTTAACATTTGAGACGTGGTCTTTGTGACACGTGATTTTCCATCATGATGGCGTTCTTTATTTGAATATTCAGAAAGTGATATTACGGATCCATTTATGAAAAAAGCTGGCCAGCAAGTACGTACTTGAATTATGTGAATTGAATCGTCGAGGGGAATGAGACTTATTGCCCATGTGGTAGCCATCGCAGTGGAAACCCGTCTTCAAAGATTGGAGATCCCATGAAAGAAGTTCAACGGGTAATAACGAAGCTCTGGGtgtagggatgtcaatttcacccgcatccatcaaaacccgatccacccgatcctaaaagatggatgaaaacccgatttaaatggatgatggatggatgacggatgaaagggatgatggatgatggatgacggatgggttggatgaagaaattccacccgtaatccacccgccatccatccatcacccgattttattattttttatttgattttttttacatataacacattattaagatataaaatatttaaattttcatatttttctactctcaatataaatattttgtgaacctacccactagaaagttaaactaaaataattatctaactttatttttgtagagaaaaaaaaaatcatcatttttttttaacttgaaatatataaatacacaacacccgtttatcacccgatccacccgtttcatccatggatgatggatggatggatgacggatgacggacgagttggatgagattttaaaaggacggatggatgacggatgaggcttcacccgacccgaacccgatccattgacatccctataTGGGTGGGCTAACTAAGGAGAGCACCATTTATTTGGCGGATATTTTATTTTGGTCCACGTTTCATTCCTATGGCGAAGTGTGATATTTGTGTTTTATGAGGTGCTCTCATTGATTTTGGTTGCGACGGTTTGAGGTTGAGCATTGACTCTTAATGAATCCGAAGGCATAATTTTTTGCGGGGTGGATGTCACACCTACCCTTGGAGGATTCACCTAGTGAGTGTTCGTAGTGTGGTCGCTACTATGGGACGTGGGCAACTCCCTAGAGGCACTCATGATACAAGATACCTGCGCATGGCCATTAACGCGCACCACTGATAGAACCTGATCGATTGCCCGTACCGTGTGTGTGGTGAGTCCAAACTTGATCTAAGGGACCTAGTTCAAAGTATTTATACTACTAtggttctttcgagtgcaagctCACTTACACTAAGTGTTGGTTCAAACCCGAAAGGTACCTACACCTATTACGCGGTATTGTATGCTCACTATTATTATTTTCATAtaaaaaatttattttatttttggattattaaatcttatttatttattttaaaaaaaaagttttcaaTTCTTATAACATGTGGGGATTGTTGGAAAATATTTAGTGATTTaagaattatattattttataaGCTTTATTATTTgaccaagtaattcatatttaatttaataactattTTACTCCATATCTTGGTGAGTTATGAGGAGATTTATTCTTGGTCAATGTAATTTAAATGGGTGATTTATGGCCATTAAATTTGGTGAATAAATTGTTATTTTGCTAGCATAGCAGCCGTATTCATTATTTTGCTTGGTATATAATGCTAGATGGTGGAGCTTGGGATGGTGAATGTTTTTGAGCTAGAATCATATCATGTCACCTAAATTTATTTTATGTGTATGTGTAGTTTGTGCATGGGGATTAGAAACATGTTTGCTATTGTCATTATATTATCTACTTATTATAAATTATTTTTGTTACAAATAATTATATTATCTTTAAATTATTATTAAGCATCGAGCGGTCGTCGGTTTGAGGGCTCATCTTGCTGCCACCGAAGGAGTCCAACGGGTTGTCGTATCTTGGGAGAGGAACGCACTATTTGGCAATCAGTGCAGTGGAGGCGTTATCTCTCTTAGGAAAGCGTCTAGCGCGATTCGATCCAGGCTACATCTTTTCTTTCTActccttttatattattgttactttatttattttatttatgtttttttattattgtatattgtTATAATATTATTTACGGTATTATATTGCTCCATTTTTTTCTAACAGGTAGCAGCGAAACAAATAACATGCCAGACGAAACCAAGTAATAGCATAGAAACAACTCCATTTGAGCCGCGAAAGAAAAATGAAAACGTTTATTTCAGAATGTTTTTGTAGTGAAGACATGTACAGGAGTAGAATGGCAATTGCATCTAAATACAGTATTGCAACTTCTGCAAGTGTTTTATATATTTCGCGTATAAATTTCAATATTATTCGGTCATGGAAATCTTGGTGATAAACAAGCAGTCCAAGTATCCAAACAACAAATTATGACAAAGAAATATCACTCAGATGACTAACATCATTCCATAATTTGATCAACCAACTGTCTCCTTCCGACAACTGAATTATGCCGACGGATGCATTCCGTACACCATCATATTTTCCCTCGGGTACAACTCGCTTGTACAGTGTTTCTATTACAGCTCCATGAGTAACTACTATAACTCGCTGTCCTGTTACAACACTCAATAAATAATATGCATCAGTCTCCTTCACTTGCAACTGACTCCAGATAACCTTTAGATACGCGATGTTATGGCTCATGAACATATGTGTCTTACCTCTATGCTTCTCACCAATTCTCTGCAATGAAGATGTGCATCTTCTATACAGCTCACGATGACTTTCACCTCCACCCTATAATAAGATAAAAGAAATTCCTTAAAAACCAAAAATACAAGAACATTATTCCGGCTTGTCAAAAACTCTATTTATGAGGAGGTGAATGTCAAACAAGAATACAAGATTAACTGCAGCAGCAGACTGCAAAACGAGAATAGGGTCAGTTAGTACACACCGGAATTTCTTGATCTAATCCATGACATCGTAAAGCATCATAAGCCTTAGGATTAAGCTTGGGTAAGTCTTGATAGACAAGTCCTTCAAGTTCCCCTATATGTCTTTCTCGTAGGTCTTGATCCGTAATAACCTGAGTTTGTACATCATAGAGTAACATAAGTTTATGCATTAGCTTTACCTGTATAGtgtatacacacacacacacacactctaAGGATGTCAACTTATTCCGTCACATTTATCATGGGTAAGAGTCAACGTAGCCAGAAGTCCCAAACGTAATCCATTGTTATCTCGTTTTTATCATTGAGTATTGCAAATTATTTTAGGTATTGGTATCAGAAGGAGATTCACCTCAAGCCCATGGCAGCTGGCTGAAATTGTCTCTGCTGTCTCAAGAGCCCTCTTTAGATCAGATGAATAAACAGCAATTATACCAGGCTCCCTTGACAAACGCTCAGCAACCTGTCCACAAAATTGTACACCCGTAACATTTTATGTCGTTATCAAGAGTCTAGACTAACGCGAATGATCATCTCTAAACATACCGCTTTTGCCTGTTGTTTCCCTGTCTCATTTAAATCAATGTCCGCTTGACCCTGGAACATGAACCACAAGTCATACCAGTTTAAGAAAAACAAGTCAGTAGAGCGATTCCACAACAAATGTAATTATCCAACTTTAATCCAAAGTGATCTAGTAAGAGGGCATTCCTAATGACCCAAACAAGTAATTATCCGACCTGAATGACCGTCTTTCAGTCTATACAAGCTATAGAACcgcaaaaaaaatatataagatGTGACAACTGACAAATGAACAGCTTGATCACTGACTTGCATTTTTCCAAGAGCATTCCATTCGGTCTCACCATGACGAACAATGATAATCTCGGTACAAGACTGATCAACTGTCTCAGCTCCTTGTACAACACAGTTGCCACTCGATTCCATCGAAACTTTTTTATACAAATCAACCCcgaaaagagaagaagaaaaaaggatATAAGAACAGTTTTCTTGACGTTTCAGAGTAGAAATTTACAGCAAGCAGTAAAACAAAACTACGCAAATTTACCGAAAACATGGAACATGATGGCGAATTGGAAACTTACCAGAGAGAAACGAGATCAGGAGAAGATTAAAACAAAAAGATTGAAGAGAAGACTTTGTTAACTTAATGTGCTTGATGAATGCGCTATACTCTGATAAAGTACTTATAAATTATTGTTGGTCCTGATATAGGAATCTTATCATATTAAAATTGCTCTATCACCTGTCTTTCTTGGCATCTTCCTTGCTCAACTTTTTCTGTTTTTCAAAGTTTTAGATGTAATTCTTATAAGAAAACAATTTATGTCTTGTTTAACATAGGATTAATTATTCCTACATACCTCTcaaaacaaggttaagagagagaAAGCAGCAATAATCGCAATCCCCAATTTTTAATCGGAAAACCACCAACCACTGATCCCCTGCTCCGCCGTCTCCGTCCTCCACACTAGCCCCCCTTCTTCTCACCCTACCTACTCGCCGGAGATGGGTCACTCCCTTGTCCTGTCTCCGGCGAGTCGACATACCTCCTTTTTTCTCCCCCAAAAATCAACCGTTTTCCGTCGCGCTTCCCATCCACCCACCGTTCTTTCGTCGCCTTTTTGTTTCCGGGGTTGTGGCCGACTTCCGGTGGTGACCTGTTTTAAGGATTTTCTACCCCAGCTTCTCATCTCTTCTTTGATTGGGTTCTTCTGTTTGGTCCGACCGATTAGAGGCGCCTGTGTCCGTCTTGTCGACGGTTCTGTCTGCCTGTGCTTCATCTGTCGggtttttttctctttcttccgACTGGCTTATGGTTGTTGTCGCTGCTCGATTCCTGGTTGGCATTTtcgtggttttgggtggtggcgGTGAAGTCTTTCGCCTCACCGGCCCGGGTTGGTTCACCTCTTGACGCTCCCGCAACCCGTACCTTGTCCTGTCGCCGTGGTGTTTATTATCAGACcaggggtgatccccccattccccccacccCTGGTTTGTTTCTTCTGTTTTTGCAGTTGTCCGTCGGTGTCGTTGAGTACAGCTCTTCCGGTATGGGCCTGATGCCGTGGTGTTTGTTATCAGGCcaggggtgatccccccattccccccacccCTGGGTTGATTCTTCTGCTTTTGCAGTTGTCAGTCGGTGTCGTTGAGTACAGCTCTGCCGGTATGGGCCTGatatggtgatccccccatttcccccacctaTCAGTCCCATTTCCTCTCTCACTAGTGTCTTTTAGTGTTGTCCCTTCGATTACTTTGGTTGTTTGTAGgacggtggtcctgggaggtatCGTTTGGTAAAACGGGTGTCTTGTTTGGTGCCTTTTTTGGGTCCTATTTCTGACCCTTTGTGCTGGTTGGGTGTTGCAGTGAATTCTTAGTCAGTTGGGGTTCAAGCCTTCGAGGCTTTTTGTTGTTGGGTAGTTTTGGTATTAGTGATTGTTGATGGTTGCCGGGTTCTATGTGGGTCCTCTGTGTGTGGTGTCGTGTCCTGACCCTTTCTTTTGCTTTTGGAGTGGCTGGGTGTAGTTGTTCTTGCTCTGTGTGTGGTGTCTTGGATGGTTGCTGGTGGTGGCTTTGTCGTGTTTCCCTTGTGGTTGATGGGGCCTTTTCTGTACGAGGTATGCCTGGTAGGGTGAAGTCGGGGTTGGCTATGTTGTTGGTTGGCCCGGATGCGGTGGTCTCAATCTTCTAGTTCTTCATGAAAGGGTTGGCTTGGAATTGTAGGGGCCTTAAGGATCCGCTCGCTCCTTCAATTCCTAAACTTAGAGCTATGTGTAGGTCTTTTAAAAATAATTTAGATTTTATCTTCCTTTCTGAAACGAAGTGTGATGTACAATCTGTTGATGTACACTTGCGCCCCATGGGTTTCCTTCAGTCGGTTGGTTGTGATGCCGAGGGTTTAAAGGGGGGTCTATGGGTTGGGTGGAAAAGCAGTTGTAAGTTAGAATGTGTCTATATTAGCTGTAACCTCATTATCCTTTTGGTTAATCAATGTAAAGGTAGTTTGTGGTACTTGTGTTGTGTTTATGGTGAACCTAATCATACTAAAAGAGGCGCTGTGTGGGAATCGTTTACTAATCTTCTTAATTCCCTTGACAAACCCTTCCTGCTTATTGGAGACTTCAACCAAGTGGAGTATTCTTCTGATAAGTTAGGGGGGGATAATTTGATTAGAGGGGCTGATTTATTCTCATACTGGAAGAATTCACATTGTCTGATGGATATCCCCTTTAAGGGTCCTAGGTTCACTTGGTGCAATAATAGGGAGAGCCCACATCGGATTTACGAAAGACTTGATAAGGGTTTTGCTTCCAATGATTGGCTTTCTATTTTCCCTAATACTTTCATCAAGCACTTACCTATCCAAATTTCGGATCATGCGCCTATAATCCTTGATACAAATATGGTTCTCTACACCAAGAAGAAAGTTTACAGACTTGAGGCTTGGTGTTTTGACTATGCTGAATGTAATAGTCTTGTTAAGGAAAGCTGGGAAAAAAATGATATGGATGATGATTCTCAGGTTCTTTTGTCCAAATTACGTCGTACCAATAATGCCTTCAGAGTTTGGGCTTGTAACAAAAAAGACGAGTGGGGATTAAAGTGGAGTGCATTTGATCAGGAACTTGAGTCCTATCTCATTGATATTGAGAATGGTGGTGTCGCTGATAATTATACTTTATGTCACAAAAAACTTATGGAATTCGCTACTGCTGCTGGCACTTATTGGCGACAACGTGCAAAACTGAAATGGAATTGTGAGGGAGACATGTGCACTAAATATTTTTTCAATTGGGTTAAAGGACGGTCTGGTGCTAATACTATCTTGGGTATTAAGAAGGAGTCTAATGAATGGACTTTTGATATGAAGGAGATTGGTGGCTtgtttcttaaacacttttccaCTATTTTTAAGTCTGAGGTTGAGCCCGAGCGCTTTGACAATTACATGTGTAATTATGGTTATCTTTTTGATAATCTCAAGCGTAAAGTAGGCTTTGAGGAGAGGGCCAAGTTGGGCCGTGTCTATTCGAGAAATGAAGTACGACAGACTATTTTCCAATTGGGTCCCCTAAAATCACCAGGTCCTGACGGTATACCGGCGGCCTTTTACCAGAGGTATTGGGCTATTGTTAAGAAGGATGTGATTAATGGGGCTCTCAATATTCTCAACTCGGGTGATGTGATTAAAGATTTTAATAAAACCTTTATTGTTCTCATTCCTAAAAATGATTGTCCGGAGAGAGTTGGAGATTTTCGGCCGATTAGTCTATGCAATGTTATTATGAAAGTTGTTACAAAATGCATTGCGAATAGATTAAAAGGGACTATGGATGATCTAGTGGGTCCATTCCAAAGTGCTTTCGTCCCAAATAGAAGTATTGCGGATAATATTGTCATTGCCCAAGAAACTCTTCATGTTATCAATCATAGGAATTATGGTAAGGAGGGTTTGATGGCGGTTAAGGCTGATATGAGTAAAGCTTATGATAGACTTAACTGGAACTTCATTAGAGGGGTGCTCTCCAGCTTAAACTTGTCGGGCTCTATGGTTCACCTTATTATGAGTACTATTGAAACTGTTACGTATGATATTCTGATTAATGGTACACCTATGGAAAAATTTGAACCTCGCTGTGGGATTAGGCAAGGTGATCCCTTATCTCCGTATATTTTCGCGCTTTGCACAGAAGTCCTTTCTCAAATGATTCTATACGCTCAGGATGGCACCTTCATTAAGGGTATCAAAATTTGCAAGAATGGACCGGAGATATCCCATTTATTATTTGCGGATGATTCTCTCTTCTTTATTCGCGGTGATTATGGGGACTTGGACTTTCTGATGAACATTATCGATGAATATTGTGTTGCCTCGGGGCAATGCATTAATAATGATAAGTCCTCTATTCTTTTCAGCCCGAATTGCTCACTGATGACGGTCAAGAAGTGCTTAGCTGAGTACAAATTTGTACCTAAGCATGACCTTGGCAATTATCTTGGCCTACCAACGAGTATTGGGTCTTCTAAAAGAGACCTATTTAAATTTCTTGTTGAAAAAACCAAGCGCAGGCTATCCTCTTGGAATAACATTCTTCTTTCTTCGGCTGGTAAATTGACCCTTATTCGTTCTGTTCTTTCTTCACTATCTCTTTTCTATCTATCGGTATTTCGCATACCGGTAAGTGTAACGTCAAAGCTTCAGTCTCTGATGGTGCATTTTTGGTGGAGTGGAACTAGAAATAATAAGTCTATTCATTGGTGTAGTAAAGACTTCCTTAGTAGGCCGGTGGGAGAAGGGGGTCTTGGTCTTCGCAATATTGGATGTTTTAACCAAGCCCTTCTTGCCAAGTCTGCTTGGAGAATTTTAAGTGTTCCAGGAAGCCTTATTAGCAAAGTTATTGGTCCCAAGCTTGGTTTGCAAAATGATCCTCTTTTTCAGAACCGATGGAAAGCTCCCCAAGCGTCGTCATGGGCTCTAAAAAGCTTAATCTGGGGCTCTGATCTTATTTACAACAATATTGCTTGGAAGATTGGCTCGTCCTCTCGTCTTAATGCCTGGACGAGTAGATGGATCGAGGGCTACAGTCTACGTGATCTCTGTGGGGATTTTATTGATGCTCCTTCTAATGCTACGTTCCTGGTTGGTGATCTTCATGATAATCATAGGAGATGGGATTTCTCCTCTTTTGGCTTCGACCCAGGTGAGGGAGTTAAAAAGAAAATCCTCGCAACTTACATTCCCTGTCAACCTTCTGATGACTCATTCTACTGGAAATTGTCCAAACATGGCGATTTCTCTGTCAAGTCTGGATATTATGCTGCTGCTAAGGGCTTATCTATTGGTTCTAACTCGGCTACTGATCGCTCTAGAATGTCTGCAACTATTGTTGCTTTCTGCAAATCAAAGCTATGGAAATTGCCTATTTCTATGAAACTAAGGGtgtttttatggaaatttatggTTAATGCCCTTCCCGTTGGCTCTGAATTTCTTAAACGAAATATGCATTGGCGCTCTACGTGTTCCCTTTGTGAAAGCTCTTCCCCCTGTGTGGAATCTATCTCTCATCTTTTCAGAGATTGTAGCTTTGCAAAGGCTCTCTGGTTTGGCTGCCCTTTAGGTCTAAGACTCACTATTGGGGTGGATATTGATGTTAGGGATTGGGTCATAAACTGGGTTACTTACTTTCTAAAAGGGCCTGATCCTAACTCTCTCCTTTTTCCCTTTCTTGCTACCCTCTGGAGAATTTGGTGTTGCAGGAATGAGATGCTCTTCCAGAATCGCTGCCCTTGGCCTATGAGTGTTCTCACTACTATTCTGGCTGATATTCAGTGTATGAATGAGGTTGTGTGTAGCAAGAACGCTTGCCTTTTTCAAGCACCTCTCGTGGATTTCTCTCCTGATTTTGCTTTAGCAAAGAGGATTAGAAATTCCTTTCCTTTTTGGATTGTAGGTGGGCCTGCTTGTGGGAATGTTTGCACTATCAAGTGTGATGCTGCTTGGAGAGAGGATAGAAGTTCTGGCATGGGGTGGTGCTTGTTGGATGGTAATGGAACCTTAAGGACTACTGCTCATGCTCGCATGTTTGCTTCATCTGCCCTGCATGCCGAAGGACATGCTGCTATCATGGCGCTAAAATGGGCCTTGGATGAAGGCTAT
Protein-coding sequences here:
- the LOC141623213 gene encoding phosphoglycerate mutase-like protein 4; this encodes MESSGNCVVQGAETVDQSCTEIIIVRHGETEWNALGKMQGQADIDLNETGKQQAKAVAERLSREPGIIAVYSSDLKRALETAETISASCHGLEVITDQDLRERHIGELEGLVYQDLPKLNPKAYDALRCHGLDQEIPGGGESHRELYRRCTSSLQRIGEKHRGQRVIVVTHGAVIETLYKRVVPEGKYDGVRNASVGIIQLSEGDSWLIKLWNDVSHLSDISLS